In one Juglans regia cultivar Chandler chromosome 11, Walnut 2.0, whole genome shotgun sequence genomic region, the following are encoded:
- the LOC109009492 gene encoding carotenoid cleavage dioxygenase 8 homolog B, chloroplastic-like: MASMSFSSIGNFISTAIVAVSNNPGSINKGFPFWSSNVNVSSKRNVRDLIVTHVATPTTPLPTVAPSWEKESVGNRMNHVAWTSVRQERWEGELIVEGEIPLWLSGTYLRNGPGLWRIGDYDFRHLFDGYATLVKLHFENGRLIAGHRQIESEAYKAAKKNKKLCYREFSEVPKSDNFLAYVGELANLFSGASLTDNANTGVVKLGDGRVVCLTETQKGSIVIDPNTLDTLGKFEYSDTLGGLIHSAHPIVTDKEFLTLLPDLVNPGYLVVKMEPGTNERKVIGRVNCRHGPAPGWVHSFPVTEHYIVVPEMPLRYCAQNLLKAEPTPLYKFEWHPDSKAFVHVMCKASGKIVASVEVPLFVTFHFINAYEEEDEDGRVTAVIADCCEHNADTTILEKLKLQNLRSFNGKDVLPDARVGRFIIPLNGSPYGKLEAAVDPNEHGRGIDMCSINPKFLGLKYRYAYACGAQRPCNFPNTLTKIDLVKKRAKNWYEEGAVPSEPFFVPRPGATEEDDGVVISMISQKNGGGYALLLDGSTFKEIARAKFPYGLPYGLHGCWVPKH; the protein is encoded by the exons ATGGCTTCCATGAGCTTTTCGTCCATCGGAAACTTCATTTCGACAGCCATAGTGGCAGTCTCGAATAATCCCGGTAGTATAAACAAAGGGTTTCCTTTCTGGAGTAGCAACGTTAACGTTAGTAGCAAGCGCAATGTTCGGGACTTGATAGTCACCCACGTTGCAACTCCGACAACTCCGTTGCCAACAGTTGCTCCGTCATGGGAAAAAGAAAGTGTAGGAAACCGAATGAATCACGTTGCATGGACCAGTGTGAGGCAGGAGAGATGGGAAGGAGAGCTGATTGTAGAAGGAGAAATACCATTGTGGCTG AGTGGAACGTACCTGAGAAATGGTCCAGGCTTGTGGCGCATCGGGGACTACGACTTCCGCCACCTCTTTGATGGCTACGCCACCCTGGTCAAGCTTCACTTTGAGAACGGTCGATTAATCGCCGGCCACCGGCAAATTGAATCGGAGGCCTACAAGGCCgcaaaaaagaacaagaaactATGTTACCGTGAATTTTCTGAGGTCCCTAAGTCTGATAATTTCCTAGCATATGTTGGCGAGCTCGCGAACTTGTTCTCCGGTGCATCACTGACCGATAATGCTAATACTGGGGTAGTCAAACTCGGCGACGGGCGTGTGGTTTGCCTAACGGAAACACAGAAAGGCTCAATAGTGATCGACCCGAACACATTGGACACGTTAGGGAAATTTGAGTACAGTGACACGTTGGGTGGTCTAATACACTCGGCGCATCCTATTGTGACGGATAAAGAGTTCTTGACTTTGTTGCCGGATTTAGTGAATCCGGGATACTTGGTCGTGAAGATGGAGCCGGGAACGAATGAGAGGAAGGTGATCGGACGGGTAAATTGCCGGCACGGCCCGGCTCCCGGATGGGTCCACTCTTTTCCGGTGACTGAGCACTATATTGTCGTGCCTGAGATGCCACTGAGGTATTGTGCCCAGAATTTGCTCAAGGCTGAGCCCACACCTCTATACAAGTTTGAATGGCACCCTGATTCTAAGGCGTTTGTGCATGTCATGTGTAAAGCTAGCGGCAAAATT GTGGCCAGCGTGGAAGTTCCATTATTTGTGACTTTCCACTTCATTAATGCATACGAAGAGGAGGATGAAGACGGGAGAGTGACAGCCGTTATAGCCGATTGTTGCGAACACAATGCTGACACAACGATTTTGGAGAAGCTCAAGCTGCAAAATCTCCGATCATTCAACGGGAAAGATGTGCTGCCAGACGCTAG GGTTGGACGGTTCATTATACCGTTGAATGGGAGTCCATATGGGAAGTTAGAGGCAGCAGTGGACCCAAATGAACATGGTAGAGGCATCGACATGTGCAGCATCAACCCAAAATTCCTGGGACTAAAATACAGATATGCTTATGCATGCGGGGCCCAACGCCCATGCAATTTCCCCAACACCCTCACCAAG ATTGATTTAGTAAAAAAGAGGGCGAAGAATTGGTACGAGGAGGGTGCTGTGCCGTCGGAGCCATTCTTTGTGCCTAGGCCAGGTGCAACAGAGGAAGATGACG GCGTCGTAATCTCCATGATTAGTCAAAAAAATGGAGGGGGGTATGCGCTGTTGTTAGATGGATCCACCTTCAAAGAGATTGCCAGAGCCAAGTTCCCATATGGTCTTCCATACGGCTTGCACGGATGCTGGGTTCCCAAACACTGA